The Medicago truncatula cultivar Jemalong A17 chromosome 4, MtrunA17r5.0-ANR, whole genome shotgun sequence genome includes a region encoding these proteins:
- the LOC25491760 gene encoding NAD(P)H-quinone oxidoreductase subunit T, chloroplastic: MGHVLNLSIPKSNHNYFFCSTLMASTATPSPQILLFNPILGNTKTIRRIRIFRIARTSNSHYSFQVHASKDSQGPQKAPPGIDTRIHWENDDEGWIGGSTKQQQTNAEEKPKKLLGEDFADLLNFQGSHYEFLGISPEADVEAIKMAFRKLSKEYHPDTTSLPLKTASEKFMKLKEVYTVLSNEESRRFYDWTLAQEVASRQQEKLKIKLEDPYEVALKNYEPVPDMVDRLGGKNMKLSDQAVSAITIDIFIIIFSICCITYVVFFKEY, encoded by the exons ATGGGGCATGTATTGAACCTGAGCATTCCAAAATCTAACCATAACTATTTCTTTTGTTCCACCCTCATGGCTTCAACAGCAACACCTTCTCCACAAATTCTACTATTCAATCCAATCTTAGGAAACACCAAAACAATAAGAAGAATAAGAATTTTTAGGATAGCAAGAACCTCAAACTCTCACTACAGTTTCCAAGTTCATGCTTCTAAGGACTCTCAAGGACCACAAAAAGCACCACCTGGAATTGACACAAGAATCCATTGGGAGAATGATGATGAAGGTTGGATTGGAGGTAGCACCAAACAGCAACAAACAAATGCAGAGGAGAAACCTAAGAAGCTTTTGGGTGAAGACTTTGCTGATTTGCTCAATTTTCAAGGTTCTCATTATGA ATTCTTAGGAATATCACCAGAAGCTGATGTAGAAGCAATCAAAATGGCATTCAGGAAACTATCAAAGGAGTATCATCCAGACACAACTTCACTCCCTCTAAAAACAGCCTCAGaaaaattcatgaaattaaaaGAAGTTTACACTGTTCTGAGCAATGAAGAAAGTAGGAGATTCTATGATTGGACACTTGCTCAAGAGGTTGCAAGTCGCCAACaagagaaattgaaaataaaattagaggATCCTTATGAGGTAGCTTTGAAGAATTATGAACCTGTTCCAGACATGGTTGATCGTCTTGGTGGAAAGAATATGAAGCTTAGTGATCAAGCTGTTTCAGCTATCACtattgatatttttatcattattttttccaTATGTTGTATCACTTATGTAGTTTTCTTTAAAGAATACTGA